A region of the Arenibacter antarcticus genome:
CTGTACAAATAAGAAATTCTTTGCAAACAGCAGGATTTTACTTCAACTATCTACTCTACTCTGTTAAAATTGAATTTATTGAAGTATTATATCACTATCAATATTTAATTTTTGATGCAAGGCTTTGGCAACGTTCAAAGTAATCTCTCTTTTGCCGTTTAAGTAGTCACTTATTCTGGAGGCGCTTGTACCTAATAGAGTTGCTAAATCTTTTCTTTTAAGTCCCATTTCAAACATACGTAGTTCAATCATTTCCTGTAAGGTAGGCAAGCCGATGGGAAAATGGATTTCTTCGTATTGTTCGATAATATCAGTAATCTCCAAAAACTCTTTTGCTAAAGGGTTATCTGCTGACATATTATCATCCACAACATCTATCAACTCTTCTAAGCGAAGATTTGCTTTTACATATGCTTCGTGTGTAATTAATTTCCCCATTTCTTTATAACTTATCTATATTCTTTATTTTGTCGTAATCCCGGTGATTGCCAACCCATCGTATCAATACTTTCTTGAACTTAAATCGTACTATGGCAACAACTCGGTAATGGTTTCCCTTGACGTTAAAAACGAACCTCCCGTTTCCCACACTATCAGCTGAATTGAACGTGTTCTTTAAATCGGCAAAACTATCCCATTCAGCCTTGTTTGTCTTTTTATACCAATCTTGCAGAGCTACTTTAGCATTGGTTTCTTTCGAAAAATACTCTCTTAGTTTTTTAAATAAAATAACGTGCACTTGATATAATGTTCAATTTAAACGTAAAGATACTATGTAAATTACATTTATGGATATTTATTTCCAATTAATGTTATTTTCTATCTTAATTCCCCGAATCTTACCCAAGATCTTTTCTCCTGGATTTTGTCCGATTTTTGTAGTGTTCCAGATAAATGTCAGGCGAAAATGGTTGACAACGGCATAAAAGGATTTAAGGGAGGGGGGATGAAGGCCAAAAAATATAGGTTCATCGCCAAAACCTCCAAAGCTACGGCTACTCGCGATTTGCAGAATCTGGATTATGAATTGAATTTAAAAAAGGCAAAGCTACATTAAAGCTGTAATATTCGAATCTAGTTCTAAATGGTGCTGAATAAATCAAACTCCCAATACGATAGAGGCATCAATCCCCAGCTTTACGCTAATTTCTCTTGCAACTTTTAAAGGTGGTTCGCTTTTACCAGTCAAATATTCGCTCACCCTTGATGTGCTTACGCCTAAAAGTTCGGATAAGCGTTTTTGGTTCATGCCCATTTCCGCCATCCGTAATTTAATGGCCTCGACAAGTAAGGGCTTTTTAACCGGATACGTTCGTTCTTCATAATCTGCCACAAGATCGGACAATAGGTTTAACTCAATAAAACCTTTAGCTTCTTTGTTTTCAATGTTGTCGGCATCTTGTAAAAGCGTTTCTATTCTTTCTATAATGGTGTTATATTCTTTTTCAGTACGTATCATAGTTAGATGTTTTTAATATCCTTGATTTTATCATATTCCGAATGCGTTCCAATAAATCGTATATACACCTTATTGG
Encoded here:
- a CDS encoding type II toxin-antitoxin system HigB family toxin, producing MHVILFKKLREYFSKETNAKVALQDWYKKTNKAEWDSFADLKNTFNSADSVGNGRFVFNVKGNHYRVVAIVRFKFKKVLIRWVGNHRDYDKIKNIDKL
- a CDS encoding type II toxin-antitoxin system HigA family antitoxin, whose protein sequence is MIRTEKEYNTIIERIETLLQDADNIENKEAKGFIELNLLSDLVADYEERTYPVKKPLLVEAIKLRMAEMGMNQKRLSELLGVSTSRVSEYLTGKSEPPLKVAREISVKLGIDASIVLGV
- a CDS encoding type II toxin-antitoxin system HigA family antitoxin, whose product is MGKLITHEAYVKANLRLEELIDVVDDNMSADNPLAKEFLEITDIIEQYEEIHFPIGLPTLQEMIELRMFEMGLKRKDLATLLGTSASRISDYLNGKREITLNVAKALHQKLNIDSDIILQ